The segment CATGCTACGGGTGCTCTAACATTCTGTCAAAGGTTGTCTGGAATCTAATAATAAGATGAATCAAATACCTTTTATTGGAAAAGATGATGCAAAATTTGAGGCAAAAAATCCTGAATTTGCCATAATGTGTGCTCATGGTCTTAATGTATCTGCAAGTGTTTTCGAAGAATATTGGTAGCTCTTGCAATGTTGCTTACTGATGCAGTAGAGATTTTTATGAGAATCAGAGATTAAAGGATGAATGCAAACTCAATACCATGTCAATTTTCCAGCATAATTTTAAAGTTTAAGGTGATATCTTACAGTATGCTTTACAAAAGCTGACCGGCTTTACCTTCAAGTTGATGCATCCAGAGAAAGCAACTACAGGTAGCATTTCACTTCATCACCATAAACTGATAAACTTTCGCACTGAAGATCGAAGAACAGTAGCTTACTAACCCATGGAAATGAAGAATACATCTTTCATCTGTTTTGCAGTAGGATGCTAGCCGAACTTGTTATGGATGCCAGTGTCTTGGAGCTCACCTTCCAAGTGTAACATGGTCTCCATGACAGTGAGCAGCATGGGCCATTCACAATACAGAATTTCCTCAATATCGTCGTCGTGGTTGTACTCATGCAAGTGGCTTCTTACATTTCTGTTGAGCCGTAGTAGATCGATTGTAGTCCTTTTGTACTCGTTTTTAACATTTACAACCCACTGGTTGATCTTTGCATTTGCCGTGGCAGTATCCAACCAGTCGTTGTTGTAGGGGAGATTGTGCAGTATTCTGTTCTTCTTTGCACGGTTTGTCTGACCAAGATAGTTGACAATTCTATCATGTAGCATCAGGAAGACCTCAGTGCTGTGAACACAAGTAACCAAATGAGCCATGACAACAACAAAGAGTCAAAGACGATAAAACCGAATAAAGGAATTACCGGTTTTTCATGGGAAGCAGGGCAGCATTGTTTACAATCAAGAATTCATCTTCCCTTGTAAGGTTGTTTCTCCTCAAGAGTAAGAGGAAATTCTTGTAGTCTGGAGGCAATTTGTTGATATCCCCACCTGAGATCGTAATCAACAGCTCCAGGAACCTGGAAAGGTGCTTGTAGTCATCTCTCACATGCTCAATGCTGAAGAAACCTTTGCCAGTGAAACTGACACCCCTTAGCTTGACATTCCCAGTGCTCCCAATCCAGACGTCGGACACCTGCAGAGGAGCAGTGAGGTACTTGCAGACTGAGTGCTGGTTCCTCAGTATTAATGCAAGTTTTCTGCTAATCCTAGTGGCTTCGTCAGATAATCGCCAGAATGTCTTCCTTGTTCCTAAGACCGGCACCTGGATCAGCATCGCGTTGTCCTTCGCATAGCTCACCGCATCGCGCAGCCTCTCAGTAGAATACTCGTCGATGTCCTCAGTACTATGAACAAAGAGAGAAAAATGAGTCTGTGGCTAGAGACAATAAAACTGAATCGACGGAGCGGCGAGATGTTTCTCGCAATTATCTTACGAAGAAACAAAGAGCAGCATCTCACTTGTATTGATACTGAGAAGTGTCGCCAATTTTTGGACCACCAGCCTGCCGAAAATACCCAATCAAGAACAAGAAACCGAAACATTCAGGTGAAAAATTGCAACAATTGCTCTGGTCAGATTGGTCCAGGAGGGATCCTGTGTCCCTTTTGAAGAAAGAACAATCTCttgtattttcttttctttttttttcttttaaaaataatCTCTTGGTACTGGAAGGTCGTCAAATGCTGGAGATTAAGGCAGGCGCGCATAGGCGATCTACACGATCTGTTAGAGGATAGCCTTGCACGCACGGAGTCGACTACTTTTTGAAAGAAAACGGAGTCGACTACTTGAAAGAAATCATAAATTTTGATCCAACAATCTACACAATTTGTTAGAGGATGACTTTGATCCTGGGAAAGGTAAAATTGTACTGTAAACTAAATGCCATTCTTTGCTTGTGGAGCTCTAAATGTGTTGTCAAGGACATAACTAAATTTAACGGCGACACCTTGAGTTAAACCACCACTGCAGCCAGCAGTGTCGGAAGAAGCACATACACAGGAGTACTACACTAGGGACCAAGGCTGTTAAAATCTTAACCCTGGATGCGATGGAAACTCAACCAAATCAACATAAGATAGTAAAAAGTCGTAAGCTACATGATAAAATTGTGATTTTACCAATCATCTTTTCAATATAAATCACTGCGATATGACCGATGTGGATTCGAACCTGGATCAGGCCGGCGGCGCCGACGGCGAGGCCGAGGCCGATGCCGACACCTACGCCAACGCCGAGGGTATTTCCCATGGAGGATCACTATCTTGCTACTGCTGTGGCTGCTTCTTGTTTAGCTGCGGCCGGAGGTGAGATAAGAGTAAAGTGATAGGGgtgaggaaaaaaaaaggagacCTTCCATCAATGGGGACTGACTGACTGTTCATGATGGGATGACAAGAGGTACGATCCGTCTACTTTGATAAAAGTCACAAGgccagcccccccccccccatccCCCTCCCCCATTACTTTGATAAATTTGTTCATTTTAATTGAAGCATTATTGGATAAACCTATGTATTTTAACTAAAAAATTATCATGTGTACCTATATTGGTAATGAAATTGTAAGCAAtctctttttttaataaaaaaatactacCACTACTACACATAATTCTTTGATAACAAAATCCAATATTTCTAATATAATAAAAAGAGActtttaaataaaaatatttttacaatGGTTGGAGAGACGATGAAAAGCGATTGGTGTGTCTATGGTCAGTGGACCCAGAACATAAAAAGCGATGGGAGCAAGACGATGGGAGGCGATAGGTGTGTCTATAGTCGGTGGACCATAGACGTCACATTGCCTCCCATCCCCCCTCCGAAATTATGAGAATTAGAACTCTAAATATAGGGGTGGATTTAATTCGACCTCCAAGAAATCATATATAATATTCTCATCGATCTCCTGCTCTCTTTTCTTCGTTGTCAGATAGAACCTCTGGAAGAAGCGCAATGCGAGAACCTTTGATAGATCGTCTCGACAGCCAGCTGTTCTTCTGCAAGCTATCCTTGACGAAGCGGCACTCTGGGTGGCTGCTGGTTTCAGGGCGCTTGGGGGGTTGCTGGCCTCTGGCCAGTAGTTCAGTAGCCTTTTCTTTGTCTCTTGCTGTGTAACCTGCTTTGGTTTGGCTTTATTTTGTGACGGTAATCTATGGATTACTGTCATGGGCTTTTGTTGTAAAACTCTTATCCCTCGCTTAATGAAATACATGCAGCACATGTTCTCGAAGAAAAAAATCAATCTCCTGCTCTGAGCACCCATTGAGAATTTCACCCAAAAAAATTGTAATAAGACAAGCACGAGCACAATTGTACACAACAAGTGAGGGAAAATAAATGACACATTTAGGCTTACAACAAGACAATAACTGATTTGGTTAGTATACTGAAAGCTTTTTAGTTGATATGTTTAATTGGCACCTAATTACTACATGTAATTAAGTATTTGCAAATATTCTACGGGTCTTGGATGCTAGCAAACTAAAATTATCCAAACAAGAGCACTAATAGGTGGGCTAATTATTTTTTAGCCAAATCTTCAACTAGTTATTACCTAACTACCTAGCTAATCTCTAATTTGAGATAATTTTAAGCCCAACTAGTAACTTGGCCGAGCTCATCCAAACAAGCTCTAAATCTAACAAAAGTTTAACAGATTAATTGTATATGCTTAATCAACCATCAACATAAGCCTGTGGGTTAAGATAACATCAGGGTTAGTGTCGTCTTTCAATTTTTTAGTTTgaattttcctttttctttaatttatttatttggccTTACCTAACATAGTCTAGAATAGGAGCGAACGGTGGTTTCGGATTAAAAGACAGTAAAATTATAAAGTTGAAGAAATGTGATAAAATCATAAATGGCTTTCAAAGTAGTGTAAGAACACCCATATCTCTCCAAACATAAACTAGTATATTTTTGTAAGATTATAGTCCGTGCAGAGCACGGATTGATACACTGCTACCTATTTATTAATCTGTGCAATCGGCGATCAAGTCGTATACCGTATAATAActgtgtttgtttcatattttaTGGACGACATTCATGTTTAACCGTGGTTAGGTTAATATATGGACAACCTTGCGTAAGAAAACTCGGAGGGATTTCGTTTTCCTCAATATTATAGGCTTTACCCTGTTGAACTCCGGGAGGGATTAAAGCAACTTGTATTGTTAGGCACACCAAATGTACGATTTATTAGAAAGAACTGTCAACTAGAAAAGCTATTTGAAAGAGGTTCCCAAATCCCAACCGGCTCTTTTTTAAAAGGAAAATGGTCCCCTACCCTTTAACCCGTGCTTTCCTGGGTGATGAAAGAGCACCCCTAGTGGTGGGATCGAGGTTACTTAGAAGAGAAGGAAAATACTTCAGATATAATCACTCGCATAAAACTCATTATAAGAATCAAAGATTAAAGGATGAGTGCAAACTCAACGACAAGTCAATTTTACAGCATAATTTTAGAGTTTTATAAGGCGATGTTTTAATTACAGGCTTACAGCACATTTTATAAAGCTGACCAGCTTTGCCTTCAGAGTTGACGGGACCAAAGAAAGCAACTAGCCTATTACATAAACCAGGTGGTAGCATATCACTCCATCACTATAAACTCTCACTGAAGATCGAAGACCAATAGCTTACCATTACCAACCCCAGGAAATTCAGAATACATCTTTCATCTGTTTTGCAGTAGGACGGCTAGCCAAACTTGTTTTCGATGTCAGTGACTTTTAGTTCACCTTCCAAGTGTAATTGTTTCTCCATGGCGATGAGCAGCATGGGCCATTCACAATACAGGATTTCCTCGACATCGTCGTCGTGGCCGTAGTCATGCATGTGGCTTCTTACATTTCTGTTGAGACGCAGTAGATCAAGTGCAGTCCTTTTGTACTCCTTTTTCTGAACATCTGATTTTACAACCCACTGGTTGATCTTTGCATTTGCCGTGGCAGTATCCAACCAGTCGTTCTTGTAGGGGAGATTGTGCAGTATTCTGTTCTTCTTTGCACGGTTtttctgaccaagataattGACAATTCTATCGTGTAGCATCAGGAAGACCTCAGTGCTGTGACCACAAGTAAGTAACCAAATGTCCCAGTGGCAACAGCAACAGAAAACAAAGACAGTAAAACTGAGTATAAAAATTACCGGTTTTTCAAGGGCAGCAGAGCAGCATTGTATACAATCAAGAATTCATCCTTCTCTGTAAGGTTGTCCTTCGTCAAGAGCAAGAGGAAGTTGTTGTAATCCGGAGGCAATTTGTTGATATCCCCACCCGAGATGCTAATCAGCTGCTTGAGCACCATGGACAGGTTCTTGTAGTCATCTCTCACACGCT is part of the Sorghum bicolor cultivar BTx623 chromosome 10, Sorghum_bicolor_NCBIv3, whole genome shotgun sequence genome and harbors:
- the LOC110430791 gene encoding uncharacterized protein LOC110430791 isoform X1 → MGNTLGVGVGVGIGLGLAVGAAGLIQAGGPKIGDTSQYQYNTEDIDEYSTERLRDAVSYAKDNAMLIQVPVLGTRKTFWRLSDEATRISRKLALILRNQHSVCKYLTAPLQVSDVWIGSTGNVKLRGVSFTGKGFFSIEHVRDDYKHLSRFLELLITISGGDINKLPPDYKNFLLLLRRNNLTREDEFLIVNNAALLPMKNRTEVFLMLHDRIVNYLGQTNRAKKNRILHNLPYNNDWLDTATANAKINQWVVNVKNEYKRTTIDLLRLNRNVRSHLHEYNHDDDIEEILYCEWPMLLTVMETMLHLEGELQDTGIHNKFG
- the LOC110430791 gene encoding uncharacterized protein LOC110430791 isoform X2, with the translated sequence MGNTLGVGVGVGIGLGLAVGAAGLIQAGGPKIGDTSQYQYNTEDIDEYSTERLRDAVSYAKDNAMLIQVSDVWIGSTGNVKLRGVSFTGKGFFSIEHVRDDYKHLSRFLELLITISGGDINKLPPDYKNFLLLLRRNNLTREDEFLIVNNAALLPMKNRTEVFLMLHDRIVNYLGQTNRAKKNRILHNLPYNNDWLDTATANAKINQWVVNVKNEYKRTTIDLLRLNRNVRSHLHEYNHDDDIEEILYCEWPMLLTVMETMLHLEGELQDTGIHNKFG
- the LOC8065398 gene encoding uncharacterized protein LOC8065398, encoding MGNTCGFGQILGLRSGLCADVDVADLMQAAGSNIGHLRSSGVLANRVVGSQYQFNTEDIDESSAEELRDAKSYAKDNAMLIQVQVSGTATKTFWRLSDEATRISRKLALILGNHHSACKCLSDPLQVSNVWVGSTGNVKLRGAKFTDKGFSIERVRDDYKNLSMVLKQLISISGGDINKLPPDYNNFLLLLTKDNLTEKDEFLIVYNAALLPLKNRTEVFLMLHDRIVNYLGQKNRAKKNRILHNLPYKNDWLDTATANAKINQWVVKSDVQKKEYKRTALDLLRLNRNVRSHMHDYGHDDDVEEILYCEWPMLLIAMEKQLHLEGELKVTDIENKFG